ttaaaatcttttagaaaaaatgaaaatttcaacaaaactTAATGGATTTGACGTGACATGTACGTGGAGCCTACATGTCCAATAATAACATGCCaagtggatttgaattttaaaaaaaataatgttttgaaaattttctctctttttttaattttttttaaaatattttaaaggcAAAATTGTAGCAATGGTCCCTGGACTAATACCaaactttacttttcgtcCCTCATATTGCTAAATTGTTACTGTGGTACTTTAATTATACATCCACTTTCAGAAATCGTCCTTTCCGTCATCTCAATTAACTTTTCCGTTAAAAATGAGGGCATATTTGTCTTTAACGATAAAATTTAACGAAATCTCACGGTGGGATCAAATTGATGTGTAAGGTGTAACATAAGGACCAATAAtgtcaacaacaaaaataaaggacCAAAGGTGACAATTTCGCAAAcctcagggaccatttgtaataaaacccaaaatatttaaaacattattTAATCCACGTCAGCAATCTAACGAAAATTTTTGACGGAACGTGATGGCGAGACCAAATTGATGTGTAAGGTGTACATAAGGACCAATAAtgtcaaaaaataatataaagaacCAAAAGGTAATAATTTTGCAAACCTCAAGAACCATTTGtgttaaaacccaaaatatttaaaatattatttaatccACATTAGCAATCTAACGAAATTTTTTGACGGAATGTGACGACGGGACCAAATTGATGTGTGAAGTGTAACATAAAGGACCAATAATgtcgggaaaaaaaaacataaatgacCAAATGTGATAATTTGGCAAACCCCAGAGACTATTTGTGACAAAAAGCCTATTTTTTATATCTAATTTTGATAGTGTGTACTCACATTGCAAACTCTGAGAGTATTCAGTATAACATCGAATCGGTTTCTATGGGTGAACTTGTCCGGAGTATCAATGGAAGTTGAGATAAgtaggttcaaattttttgtgaattttgcaGCACTAACATCTAAACGCGAATTTTGTTTATCTAATCTTGTTCTTAAGACTAGTATGACCTTGTTTTCTGTATTCGCAAATTGAAATATGATCCCACAGATTGCTAATTGTAGTATGATTTACCATTAGCAGTGCCCCTGGCATTAGTTACATCATAAATAATCTCCATCGTGCTCAGATTTCACGAAACTcgtttgttttctcttccccTGACAATATCTCCGTTTGACAGTTCTGGatttataatattatgaaCTTGAAATCACAAATACAACCAAACTTAACAGAACAGCTAGATGAGTGGCAAGTTGTAGATGTTTGCATGTGAAAAATTGCAGTCGAGTCAACTAACTGGCTTTAGGTTTTTGACTTCCCGGGCTGCGAGCCTGAAAGAACCACGGAAGAGCTATTATATTGCCTTTTCCTCTCAAAATATGAACTAGTATCACACCTTGCTTCCCAAACTCAAAAACAATGTCGTCCCCAAGTGAAATCTGGTTTGCCTTCCGACATGTTGTCCATCCTTCTGTCATCATCAAACGACCATCTGGCTTGAGATAAAGGTGAGTAAGGCATGATCTCCCCGTTTGATCTTGAAGCGTTATAGTCTCTTTGATCAAAATGCCTTCATAGCTCATAAGTCCTTCAGCTATGGCTATATCCTTCAGAATcaactgaaaagaaaaacatgtacTACTGATCAGATGTTTAATCAGAAAaggttttcatttgtttttgggtGACCAAATACTCACCATGCCGTATAGATTATAGGACTTCAAAGTTCGTATATAAAACGCATTCTCCGATTTGAACAAGATGGGCCCCCCAGTTGATGTTTCTGCCAAATGATCACTTGCAGGCCTCTTGGCTGCTGCTTTTACATCCTTCTCGCAACAAGTTTTATCATAGATGGTGACATCAAACTCTGAGCCACCATCATAACAGAAAATCAGAAAGTCCTCAAGTTCTATAAAATGATCCTTCACAAAACCAGGCCAACCCTTATGGAAGAACAAGCCATCCTGTCTCTGTTCCAGTTCCACGGCCCAACATTCTAGGGCCTCTCATAGTACATTTGCCAAGTCTTCGTCTATTGAAGTTCTTGATAAATGCAGGTGGTATAAGCTGCAAAAGTTTGTATCTtttagaaaaggccaaaacgaaagaataaaaataaaaataaaaaacttgtaCATTTTCAGGCTATGAAATTAACACAACGGCCTACACAAAAGGAAACCAGAAAGGAGGTGAAGATGTTACCAGATGCTGAGAGAAGTCATCACCAACAAGGAACATTCTAAAGGATGGCCTTCCTAGTGGACACTTTAGCTTCTTATCCATTCGAAATCTGAATGTATTATGAGTTGCCTTTGAGATAGATGATTCTTAGAGTTCAAATGAAAGCCAAATGCGCAACCAGGGCTGGGTTGAATTTTAAACACAAGAAACTTGTTGGAGAATCGAGATTAGGATCTATACTACCTACACAAGAAACTTAATAAGGTACTTGAGGTTTCAATAAGCTTGGAGAAAACATGATAGAAAACTGTGGAATGCATAACGACATTTCCACCATTAAGCATCTAGTTTGGGCAGTTCATTCCTACAGAACTAAGTTGTTTACAGATTCTGCATATAAATATGGGTTCGAAATGCAGGGATTACCAGGAATTAGATTGTAAATCTTCCCCAGATCAGACTTCCACATGATAGAAAACAAATCGTATAAGAAACATAGTAAACTAGCTAGCTCGCATTGTTTATctctgtattttttaaaaaaacagtcAGTAAGTCGGCATACGCATACCATGTAGAAGGCACTCTGTGGAGGTAAGATATACCGACAATTCAAAAGTTCAGCCTCCACATCTTCACCGGCCTCATTAACGACTAAGTTGTTGTTAAACCCAGGGAATGCACGTTGTTCACAGTATTGAATAATAGAGGCACCTAAGACAACAGAGTAGGAGTCAATTTGAGAATGATAAAGCGCATGGACTTTTAATAATTAACCAACACCTGTTTCTAAACTCGATTATGAAGCAATCAAGCACCCTGATAAGCTAATAGTCTTCATAAAACAACAAATGCCCAACGTttcaatttatccaaaaataaagaattaaaggcaaaattttcaaacaatAAAACCAACCTCCATCTTCCATTGCATTGTCATGCGGATGGAAAGTCAGAGTGATCTCATAGAACGGTGCCTGCCACCGAGTTCGACAAGTGACTATTCAGCTCCAGGAGACGATGTTGAAGAACCAAAATCACCCTTCAAATTGCACACAACCTCTAAAAGCTCAGTTGCTCCACCAATTAAAAATTCATGCGCCTTCAGTGAAAAAGGTCACACCAAAACGAACACTAAGGCTCCGTTTGGATCATCTCAAAAACATTGAACGTTTCAAACTTTGAATTACACTAAGGGCAGTGACTCTGTAATTACCTGATGGCGTTGATCGGCGGCTCGTATGGAGTTGGACAATCGGAGACgaagcaaaacaaaacatgaaGTGGGCTTAAGGGTTTTATTTGAAGCACGTAGGGTTTGGGAAATTTGATCCAACCAGTTATCACCAGCGCCAGTCCAAATGCGATTTTCCACTTCTTCATCTGCCGTTTTAATGAGGGGtgctatttttctttcattaatgaaaaataattaccaCAACTTCcattaaaagaagaaaccatTTGTTGTAAACTTTTTAAGAAGTTCGATTTTGCTTAAAAGTAATTAAGGACTAATCAGGACCACTGATCCGCGTTTTAATCAACAAACAACACAACTAATATCCACTGTTatcaaaagtaaaaataaaaaatcccacTATTCTGCATGTCAATTGCATTGAGATAATAGGTCATAAAGAAAAGAGCAAAATCCCATTATCTGTCCGAAATTCTCCCTCCGATAATattacaagaagaaaacaaaaagataccCACGAGTCACGACCCAGTAAATATACGCAAACCTTTATCTGTAATGcagcaaaaccaaaaacaaagagagtTAAAATACTAATAACACTTTCACCCATAGTGCCATGATAAAGGATAAAGGCAAATAAAGGCAGACATTATTTATATGAATAGTGACTGCCctacccttttttattttgcatttcCACTCATTGCCATGACATGTAAAGGCAAATACTTTCACATGAAATATGATGAGAGGAATTTGTATGGAATTTTGGTGTGAGAAGTGAAGAACATAActaggtatttatatatatataattctgaattttttggtattttttataatttttttgggtatttaaATTGATCAACAATGTCATACTGACATCAGCAAACCCAAACAACATCCCAGACAAGTCTTGTCTTTGGACTTGCCCAGACTGATGGAGCCCACTCCTTGCTCGGGCTAACCTTCACCATTGGACTTCGTTTTGGGGGGCTAGGGGACCTTCTGCCCGTGATGGCCTGCCCcgctggaagtgctctaacatataaaaaagtaaagcCAAAAAAGAGGAAGCCACCACTTTCAGAATAAAGGGGATTTTGTAAGCAACATATGCAAATACTAGATGTGACAAATGCACTTGTAGATGACAACACCAACATAAAGAGAGTTTAGTTAGCAGTCAACATTATATGCAGGATAAGATTAGGGAATCGCAAAATGCAATTGGCATAGCTCAGCACAAAACATGTATTCAGAGGGATAGTTGAGCTAGATCAAGTGTCACAGAGAAGGTACATTGCCGACAGATTACACAACAGCTACACTGCATTAGATGTTGCTTCTCCATCTTGATGGTCAAACCCCTTTTTACCAACACCAGAAATGTGCACTTGCATTTCACGCTTACCAACAAGCTCAAAAATGCAAATATCTCCAATGTTGACATCATTTCCCCGTACAAATGCCATCCATCCTCCACAAAATGTATGCACCACTCGCCCTTTCGAGTCTGGGACAGAATTCACAGTCCAACATTCCCCTTTTGAATTTCGAAGAACAATCTCTGTTTTATAGTTGGGGAGGTGTTCTGTGGAAAACTGGTACGGGATTTTCTGCACAACAATAACCAAGTTATAAATACAAACCAGTGCCAGAAACAATCTTCAGAAGATTAATATGAACATGTTTGTTCACAGTAACACATATCTACAGGACTCACCAATGTATATGAACCGCAGATGTTGAACTTCTTCAtgattttcacaaaactcgGGAAACAAGAAGCGAACGATCGAGCCGCTCTTTCTTCATCAAGTGTTAACCTCATTCTCAAACTACTTCCTGGGTTTAGTTCATCTTCAACAACTTTTTTCCTGTGATTGACTGTCCATTTTATGGTTAAAAACccaatttaaataatataatcatCATGAGTTTCTTAAACGTATGGAAAATCTAAATACAAGAGCCTGAATTTATAGATAAAAGTATAGGATGCAAATCTAGATGACCTTCAAGCTCATTTCAACATGGATAGTACTCATGACCCCCTCTTTGCAAGAAATTGCTAAGAGGATTTAGGTGAAATCTTACCCAACTTTTTACTGGCAGCTTTTGACTGAGAGAGTGAAACTTTAGTAAGAGACTTTGATGTGCTACCATATTTCCTTGCGTCATTAGTGAAAGCAGCTTCTTGAAACTTCTTTGGTGCTATTTTATCAGCTTTCTCTATCTTTCTTATGCTCTTTGAATGGACTTTAGGAGAGTTCCCCGTCATTATCTTTGACAAACTTTTGAACGTTTTAATTGAAGGGAGAGCCAGCTCAGCACTTAACCAACTAGATGTTTCTCCACTTTGAACATGGACACGGAATTCACACTCACGCACAAGTTCAAAAATGCAGATATCTCCAAGCTTTATGTCATTGTAACGGACAAAAGCCATCCATCCTCCACAGAGCGTATGACTTGTATGCACTCTCGTACTTGGCACAGAATTGACGGTCCAACTTTCTCCTTTCCAATTATGAAGGACAAGCTTTACTTTGCAGTTGGGTAGATGTGCCACCGAAAATTTACACGGGATGTTCTGCAAACCATAAAGCAGtttgtaaaagaaaatttgcacACGCCCAGGCCAACAATTGCATTCacttacacacacacacacacacacacacacacacacacacttacTTTCATATCTATGAGCATAaatgtatatgtgtatgtttTTACTAATTTAACTGGTGAAATTGTGGAAGAGAGCAACAAGTTCGGGACAGTAAGTTCATGTcaagaaaatgagaagaacACCTTTAACACTATGAAACATCTATCCCGAAAATACCATATACACTTCTGTGTGAAGGAGAAAAAGTTGAGTACTGTGAACATTGTCCAAACCCCAAATATGAACAAAGAAATGAGGAATCATAGTCACATATCTGGAGCTTTATGGTTCAAGATTTACGAGGAAACCCTTTTAAGTAATTCCACAGGGAAGCAGCAA
The window above is part of the Prunus dulcis chromosome 1, ALMONDv2, whole genome shotgun sequence genome. Proteins encoded here:
- the LOC117637480 gene encoding B3 domain-containing protein Os01g0723500-like, whose product is MAEEAQKETSNARRPHFFAFYSADLSSERLKIPERFMIHMEGRTSGLVSLFGPSGNAWNVDLIQKNGDLFFHHGWPAFVRDHFVECGDFLIFRYDGELCFTVLIFDQSACEKEAAFHSECGQDSSNFEKYMGRKRGREEAASSGKLVDGVAKKMRDSSSEEGCGHEGVMCEEATCSKEIKRAEKPGLDIVLCKANASIQNMCGKGDGLNVNGRVCVQMSSAHEIAQSFSSSNPYFVRIMKSFNISGSYTLNIPCKFSVAHLPNCKVKLVLHNWKGESWTVNSVPSTRVHTSHTLCGGWMAFVRYNDIKLGDICIFELVRECEFRVHVQSGETSSWLSAELALPSIKTFKSLSKIMTGNSPKVHSKSIRKIEKADKIAPKKFQEAAFTNDARKYGSTSKSLTKVSLSQSKAASKKLVNHRKKVVEDELNPGSSLRMRLTLDEERAARSFASCFPSFVKIMKKFNICGSYTLKIPYQFSTEHLPNYKTEIVLRNSKGECWTVNSVPDSKGRVVHTFCGGWMAFVRGNDVNIGDICIFELVGKREMQVHISGVGKKGFDHQDGEATSNAV
- the LOC117618057 gene encoding B3 domain-containing protein REM5-like, giving the protein MEDGGASIIQYCEQRAFPGFNNNLVVNEAGEDVEAELLNCRYILPPQSAFYMSDLGKIYNLIPEALECWAVELEQRQDGLFFHKGWPGFVKDHFIELEDFLIFCYDGGSEFDVTIYDKTCCEKDVKAAAKRPASDHLAETSTGGPILFKSENAFYIRTLKSYNLYGMLILKDIAIAEGLMSYEGILIKETITLQDQTGRSCLTHLYLKPDGRLMMTEGWTTCRKANQISLGDDIVFEFGKQGVILVHILRGKGNIIALPWFFQARSPGSQKPKAS